A region from the Pseudomonas promysalinigenes genome encodes:
- the rpmB gene encoding 50S ribosomal protein L28 yields MSRVCQVTGKGPVTGNNISHANNKTRRRFLPNLQHHRFWVESEKRFVRLRVSAKGMRVIDKRGIDVVLAELRARGEKF; encoded by the coding sequence ATGTCGAGAGTCTGTCAAGTTACTGGTAAGGGTCCAGTAACCGGGAACAACATTTCCCACGCAAACAACAAAACCCGTCGTCGTTTCCTGCCGAACCTGCAGCACCACCGTTTCTGGGTTGAATCCGAGAAGCGTTTCGTGCGTCTGCGCGTCTCTGCCAAAGGCATGCGCGTCATTGACAAGCGTGGTATCGACGTAGTGCTGGCCGAGCTGCGCGCTCGCGGCGAAAAGTTCTAA
- a CDS encoding MFS transporter: MRWGTYFAVLASVLSVGLALGVSMPLVSLRLEAWGYGGFAIGVMAAMPALGVLLGASLASRLAGWLGVPTAMRVCLWGGALSIGLVALLPSYPLWLALRLLIGMSLTVVFILGESWINQLVVEQWRGRLVALYGSSYALSQLAGPLVLGLLGSEGDFGFWSATALLLLAPLLLLGRSGAPSTDACSVSFADLFAFCRRLPIIAWAVALFAAFEAMILTLLPVYCLQQGFSTEIALFMVSTVVVGDAVLQLPIGALADHMSRQALFTGCAVTLMVSSLAIPLLLETPLIWPLWVLFGASAGGLFTLSLIFIGERYRDDALVRANAHVAQLWGIGCLLGPLLAGAGSQWVSGHALLWLMAAGAAGLVVLTRRRGAFEPAPL; the protein is encoded by the coding sequence ATGCGTTGGGGAACCTACTTTGCCGTGCTGGCATCAGTGCTCAGTGTTGGGCTAGCGCTGGGCGTGAGCATGCCGCTGGTGTCCCTGCGCCTGGAGGCTTGGGGCTACGGTGGGTTCGCCATCGGCGTGATGGCGGCGATGCCGGCGCTGGGCGTGCTGCTCGGTGCCAGCCTGGCCAGCCGCCTGGCAGGTTGGTTAGGCGTGCCTACAGCCATGCGCGTGTGCCTGTGGGGTGGCGCGCTGTCCATTGGCCTGGTTGCACTGCTGCCCAGCTACCCCCTGTGGCTGGCGCTGCGCCTTCTGATCGGCATGTCCCTGACAGTGGTGTTCATCCTTGGCGAGAGTTGGATCAACCAGCTGGTAGTGGAGCAATGGCGCGGCCGCCTGGTAGCGTTGTATGGCAGCAGCTACGCATTGAGCCAGCTGGCCGGGCCATTGGTGCTGGGCTTGCTCGGGTCTGAGGGTGACTTTGGCTTCTGGAGCGCTACCGCGCTATTGCTGCTGGCGCCCTTGCTTCTGCTTGGCCGCAGTGGCGCACCGAGCACCGATGCCTGCAGCGTGAGCTTCGCAGACCTCTTCGCCTTCTGTCGCCGCTTGCCGATAATCGCGTGGGCCGTGGCGCTGTTTGCCGCTTTCGAGGCAATGATTCTGACCTTGCTGCCGGTGTATTGCCTGCAACAGGGCTTCAGCACTGAAATCGCCTTGTTCATGGTCAGCACCGTTGTGGTAGGGGATGCTGTGTTGCAGTTGCCAATTGGTGCATTGGCCGACCATATGTCTCGCCAGGCGCTATTCACCGGTTGTGCCGTGACCCTGATGGTTTCCAGCCTGGCGATTCCGCTACTGCTGGAAACACCGTTGATCTGGCCGCTTTGGGTTCTGTTCGGCGCCAGTGCCGGTGGCCTGTTCACCTTGTCGCTGATCTTCATTGGTGAACGCTACCGCGATGATGCCCTTGTGCGGGCCAATGCCCACGTGGCGCAGCTGTGGGGCATCGGCTGCCTGCTTGGGCCATTACTGGCAGGTGCGGGCAGTCAGTGGGTCAGCGGCCATGCTTTGTTGTGGCTGATGGCGGCGGGGGCGGCTGGCCTGGTGGTACTGACCCGCAGGCGCGGGGCGTTCGAGCCAGCCCCGCTCTGA
- the rpmG gene encoding 50S ribosomal protein L33 — translation MRELIRLVSSAGTGHFYTTDKNKRTTPDKIEIKKYDPVVRKHVVYKEAKIK, via the coding sequence ATGCGTGAATTGATCCGTCTGGTTTCGAGTGCTGGCACTGGCCACTTCTACACCACCGACAAGAACAAGCGCACCACTCCGGACAAAATCGAGATCAAGAAATACGATCCGGTTGTTCGCAAGCACGTGGTGTACAAGGAAGCCAAGATCAAGTAA
- a CDS encoding aldehyde dehydrogenase has translation MTTLTRADWEQRAQQLKIEGRAFINGEYTDAASGETFDCLSPVDGRFLAKVSSCDLADANRAVENARATFDSGVWSQLAPAKRKATLIRFADLLRKNVEELALLETLDMGKPISDSSSIDIPGAAQAIHWTAEAIDKVYDEVAPTPHDQLGLVTREPVGVVGAIVPWNFPLLMACWKLGPALATGNSVVLKPSEKSPLTAIRIAQLAIEAGIPAGVLNVLPGYGHTVGKALALHMDVDTLVFTGSTKIAKQLMVYAGESNMKRIWLEAGGKSPNIVFADAPDLQAAAEAAASAIAFNQGEVCTAGSRLLVERSIKDKFLPMVIEALKSWKPGNPLDPQTTVGALVDTQQMNTVLSYIEAGHKDGAKLLAGGKRTLEETGGTYVEPTIFDGVTNAMRIAQEEIFGPVLSVIAFDTAEQAIAIANDTPYGLAAGIWTADISKAHKTARAVRAGSVWVNQYDGGDMTAPFGGFKQSGNGRDKSLHALEKYTELKATWIKL, from the coding sequence ATGACCACCCTGACCCGTGCAGATTGGGAACAACGTGCCCAACAACTGAAGATCGAAGGCCGCGCCTTCATCAACGGCGAATACACCGACGCCGCATCCGGTGAAACATTCGACTGCCTGAGCCCGGTCGACGGACGCTTCCTGGCCAAAGTTTCCAGCTGCGACCTGGCCGACGCCAACCGCGCCGTAGAGAATGCCCGCGCCACCTTCGACTCCGGCGTCTGGTCGCAGCTGGCGCCGGCCAAGCGCAAGGCCACGCTGATCCGCTTCGCCGACCTGCTGCGCAAGAACGTCGAAGAGCTAGCCCTGCTGGAAACTCTGGACATGGGCAAGCCGATCAGCGATTCCTCCAGCATCGACATCCCAGGCGCCGCGCAAGCCATTCATTGGACAGCCGAAGCCATCGACAAAGTCTACGACGAAGTTGCGCCGACGCCACACGACCAGCTTGGCCTGGTTACCCGTGAGCCGGTTGGCGTGGTCGGTGCCATCGTGCCTTGGAACTTCCCACTGCTGATGGCCTGCTGGAAGCTCGGCCCGGCTTTGGCTACCGGTAACTCGGTGGTGCTCAAACCGTCCGAAAAGTCTCCATTGACCGCCATCCGCATCGCTCAGCTGGCCATTGAGGCTGGCATCCCGGCGGGCGTGCTCAACGTGCTGCCAGGCTATGGCCACACCGTGGGCAAGGCCCTGGCCCTGCACATGGACGTCGATACCCTGGTGTTCACCGGTTCCACCAAAATCGCCAAGCAGCTGATGGTTTACGCTGGCGAGTCGAACATGAAACGCATCTGGCTGGAAGCCGGCGGCAAAAGCCCGAACATCGTCTTCGCCGACGCCCCGGACCTGCAAGCCGCCGCTGAAGCTGCCGCCAGTGCTATCGCCTTTAACCAGGGCGAAGTCTGCACCGCCGGCTCGCGCCTGCTGGTCGAGCGCTCGATCAAGGACAAGTTCCTGCCGATGGTTATCGAAGCCCTCAAAAGCTGGAAGCCAGGTAACCCGCTGGACCCACAGACCACTGTAGGGGCTCTGGTGGACACCCAGCAGATGAATACCGTGCTGTCCTACATCGAGGCAGGCCATAAAGATGGTGCCAAGCTGCTGGCCGGTGGCAAGCGTACCCTGGAAGAGACTGGCGGCACCTATGTCGAGCCGACCATCTTCGACGGCGTTACAAATGCCATGCGCATTGCCCAGGAAGAAATCTTCGGCCCAGTGCTCTCGGTGATCGCCTTCGATACCGCCGAGCAAGCCATCGCCATCGCCAACGATACCCCGTACGGCCTGGCTGCTGGTATCTGGACCGCGGATATCTCCAAAGCTCACAAGACCGCCCGGGCCGTGCGCGCTGGCAGTGTCTGGGTCAACCAGTACGACGGCGGCGACATGACCGCACCGTTCGGTGGCTTCAAACAGTCGGGTAACGGCCGTGACAAGTCGCTGCATGCCCTGGAGAAGTACACCGAGCTGAAGGCTACCTGGATCAAGCTGTAA
- a CDS encoding cupin domain-containing protein, whose translation MSIASIVDFAQVLTEAERYRPAAEKILKGEPDQAVYNHYSSPCGQFAAGVWEGEVGQWTVNYTEHEYCEIVQGVSVLRDQDGGAKTLRAGDRFVIPAGFKGSWEVLEACRKIYVMFEAK comes from the coding sequence ATGAGTATCGCCAGCATCGTCGACTTCGCCCAGGTTCTCACCGAAGCCGAACGCTACCGCCCGGCGGCGGAAAAAATCCTCAAAGGTGAGCCGGACCAGGCTGTGTACAACCACTATTCCAGCCCATGTGGGCAGTTTGCCGCGGGCGTTTGGGAAGGCGAGGTGGGGCAATGGACGGTGAACTACACCGAACATGAGTATTGCGAGATCGTGCAGGGTGTTTCGGTACTGCGTGACCAGGATGGCGGTGCCAAGACCCTGCGTGCCGGCGACCGGTTCGTCATCCCTGCGGGCTTCAAAGGGAGCTGGGAGGTGCTGGAAGCTTGCCGGAAGATCTATGTGATGTTCGAAGCGAAATGA